A stretch of DNA from Candidatus Flexicrinis affinis:
CCGCTGCCAGCGGACGGAACAGCGAGATAACCCTGCGGCTGTGACATGGACATGAAACTCTCCTCGGTACTCAGTCGAAACAAAAGCGAATGAACTAGCGCGTTACGGCGTACTTGATGTGCGTGACCCCGTGCCCGGTAACGACCTTGCGCTGTTCGAGGTGCAGCGGCGTGACGGTTAGCCGGTCGAAAAGGCGAATGCCCGCGCCGAGCACCACGGGAACGATGTGGAGGTGGATCTCGTCGATCAGGCCGAGGTTGAGCGCCTGCTGGACAATCTGCGTGCCGCCGATGCCGAGCACCTTGTCGCCTGCGGCCTGCTTGCCCAGCGCGACCGCATGCTCGACACCTTCGGTGACGAATTGAAACGGCGAGCCGTCATACACCCACTCGGCGGGCGGGTTATGCGTCACGATGAACGTCGGAACACCCAGTAACGCCTTGCCGCCCCATGCCTTCGAGACGTCGAAATCGCGCCGGCCCGTAACCAGTGCGCCGAGCTGCGACCACTCCTCGTCCAGCCACGCCTTGCTGGCAGCCGAGATCATGAACTTGAGATCGGAGTGCGGCGCGACGAACTCGGTGTCGCCCGAGCCGTACCAGCCGAAAATTTCGCCGATTCCGTCGTTGGCGTCGGCGATGAAGCCGTCCAACGACATCGTGAACTCGGTTGTCACCCTACCCATGTGCCACTAACCCTCCCGTGTCATATAGAACATTTGTATTATAATCACGATTCGCAGAAATGCGCACGCGGAAACCGCGTGTTTGCGGAGGTCTCACCGAAACCTCACTCCCTAAATCGAGCATCACGAGACGGGGTGAGGTTCTGGTGGGGATTAGGGCAGCGCCCTAATACGAGCTGTACGCAGTGGGGAGTGGCGGCTAGCCCATACTGCCGATGAGCAGCAGCGGGATCGTGAGGCCGATCAGCGCGCCGACGACGACCTGCGGGACGGTGTGGCGTTGCAAGCGCAGGCGCGCCACGGCGACGAGCACCAGCAGCGGCAGCGTGACCCACAGGGCCGGCGTCCCGTAGGCCCAAACCGCGCCGACGACCGCCGCGCCGCTGCTCATGGCGTGCATGCTGACCTGCCATACAAGCGTGATTGCTGCGAGCAGGCTCAGCTGAATCAGGCTTGAGAGCGCCAACAGCGGGACAACCGACGGCGCGCCGAGCGCGCGCAGCGTCCACCATGCAACCGTCGTGGTGACGATCGACACGAGAAACGGCTTGATGCGCTGCTGGCGCACGGCCATGTGAATGTCGGTAATCTTGCCGCGCTTGACCATCCACGCGATGTATACAAGCGGCAGGATACACACCAAGCCGACATAGATCAGCGCCCATGTCAAGGCTTGTTCACGGCTTTCTGCCGCTTGAAACGCGATCGGGAAAGCCAACGCGCCCCATAATACCGGCGGGCTGAACAGATCGCTCACAAGGCGCGCCCAACCGAAGCCGGGGCGGTCGACATACATGCGGAGCGTGCTCAGTGCGCGGTTCACCATCGACAGCAGATTCCAACCTTCACCAACAAACGGCGGTACTATACCATAGACTTATTAAGCAGTGTTGAATCGTTGGTAGTTGTTGTGCAAACGTATCCCAGCCCGGCGAAGTTGAGTCCGTCCCAGATGCGCGTGGAGAACCGTGTCCGCGCGATTCTGGTTGACGCGGACAACCGCCTCGTGCTGATCCGGCGCGAGAAGGCCGGCGTGCCCCCGTACTATGTCGCCCCCGGTGGCGGGGTCGAGCCGTCCGACGCCAATTTCCACGCGGCGCTGCGGCGTGAAATGCGCGAGGAATTGGGGGGAACGGTTCATATCCACCGGCTTGTGTATATCACCGAGGCGATGCGCGGCGTCGACCTGCGCGTGCGCCAACTGTATTACGTGTGCCGTCTGCAAAGCATCAACCTTGCCGACCGCAACGG
This window harbors:
- a CDS encoding dihydrofolate reductase family protein, with the translated sequence MGRVTTEFTMSLDGFIADANDGIGEIFGWYGSGDTEFVAPHSDLKFMISAASKAWLDEEWSQLGALVTGRRDFDVSKAWGGKALLGVPTFIVTHNPPAEWVYDGSPFQFVTEGVEHAVALGKQAAGDKVLGIGGTQIVQQALNLGLIDEIHLHIVPVVLGAGIRLFDRLTVTPLHLEQRKVVTGHGVTHIKYAVTR
- a CDS encoding NUDIX hydrolase, with translation MRVENRVRAILVDADNRLVLIRREKAGVPPYYVAPGGGVEPSDANFHAALRREMREELGGTVHIHRLVYITEAMRGVDLRVRQLYYVCRLQSINLADRNGPEFNDPARGKYIVERVSLLPTALEKLRILSDDLKLFLIINAFKLFQLPEIQP